The Alistipes finegoldii DSM 17242 DNA segment GGCGCCGGGCCGCTGTCTGTCTGAGCGGATGTCTGCTGCAAAGATAGCATTTTAGCATCTATATACAAATTATACCGCATGGGAAAACCGCCGGTCGTTTTCGCCGCCTTCGGCGTCGTTTGCAATTCTGACCCACCCCCAAACCCCCGCCTCAGGCAGGGGCTTAGTGCCGCGAAGCGGCAAAATAGGTGCTGACGAACGGTCGTGTAAAATGGTATATGGGGCCCCTGCTCCGGAGTCTACCAGACGAGCGACACCCACAGCGGGCAGTGGTCCGAAGCGACGGTGGTGTAATCCACCGTGCGTTCGGCGATTTTCGCCGACTGCGGCAGGCCGCGGCCCAGTATGTAGTCGATGCGTATCGAAGGACGGTCCGAGGGGAACGTAAGCTGCGCGGTGTCCGACAGCGGCCTGAATTCGCCGCCCAGCCCGCCGAGTACCTTCCCGGCGTCGTCCATGTTGAAGTCGCCCGCCAGCAGCACGGGTTTGCGGCAGGTGTCGGTGGCTTGACGGATGATCGGCAGCGATGCTCGCTGGTCTTCGGGCGTGAGCGATAGGTGCGTGACGCAGACCACATAGCCGGGAAATTCCGCCATCAGCAGCACGCGCGCCTCTTCGCGCCCCGGAAGCGGGATGCGGCGCACCGAGAGCGGCTCGGCGCGCGACAGCAGCCCGATGCCGTAACCTCCGCCGTCGTAATCAATCGCGCGGCAGAAACGGGCGTGCATGCCCGTCATCCGGCCCAGCTCTTCGGGGATGAAGCGGCCGTTCATGCGTCCCGTCACGCTGTCCACCTCCTGCAGGGCCACCACGTCGGGCGCGACCCGGCCGATGACCTCGGCGATGCGGCCGAGGTCCTGTACGTCGTCCGCTCCGCGGCCGTTTCGGATGTTGTAACTCATGAATTTCACGGCCGTGGTCTGCGTCGTGCAGGCCGCCGGCATCAGGGCGCAGAACAGAACTGCCAGTGCGACGGAAAAATATTGCTTCATGACTTTTCGGGATTTTCCGCAAAGGTAATACAACCTCCCCTGAATGGCAAATAATCCGGCCCGCCGTTGTGTCCGCCGTTGTGTCCGCCGTTGTGTCCGCCGTTGCGTCCGGCGTTGTGTCCGGCGTTGTGTCCGGCGTTGTGTCCGGCGTCCTCGTCCGGCGTTCCTGTCCGGCGTTCCCTTCCGCCGTGACCGCGGCGTGGGTTCCGGCGGCGATGGTTAATGCAGACTAAAAACCGGATATTCAGATTTTTCGGACTTTTCCCGTTGTTATTCCCGGTAATTTTTCGTACCTTTTAGCATCCGATTTGCATCTTGCATCGGAGTAAATACATCTATGCTTATGAAAACACAATTTCTGACCGTGTTCGGCGCCGCTGCGCTGGCCGTTTTTCCCGCAGAACCGGAAGCCTGCACGCGCGCCGTCTATCTCGGTCCCGACGGCATGACTGTCACGGGACGCACCA contains these protein-coding regions:
- a CDS encoding endonuclease/exonuclease/phosphatase family protein, encoding MKQYFSVALAVLFCALMPAACTTQTTAVKFMSYNIRNGRGADDVQDLGRIAEVIGRVAPDVVALQEVDSVTGRMNGRFIPEELGRMTGMHARFCRAIDYDGGGYGIGLLSRAEPLSVRRIPLPGREEARVLLMAEFPGYVVCVTHLSLTPEDQRASLPIIRQATDTCRKPVLLAGDFNMDDAGKVLGGLGGEFRPLSDTAQLTFPSDRPSIRIDYILGRGLPQSAKIAERTVDYTTVASDHCPLWVSLVW